One Melospiza melodia melodia isolate bMelMel2 chromosome 1, bMelMel2.pri, whole genome shotgun sequence genomic window carries:
- the LOC134415081 gene encoding macrophage mannose receptor 1-like codes for MSLYLSLIFLLSISTSLQMSGREIFSIYNEDNKLCAQAQNSSSVITTTCDEHDEFQKFRWVSPTQLLSMALKLCLGVLAKDDEAAITLESCNRTNQLQWWECRNETLATHGKDLFLNYGKGKGKKMRLSKASSKGSRWKIHGSADSVCSQRYEDIYTLGGNAFGAPCVFPFKHQGKWYAKCIPRRGDTDSLWCATSADFDKDQLFGNCPLKDTTHNNFWKTNPVTETRYQINSESLLTWHQARKSCQQQDAELLSITDLREEMYLLGLTSDLGINAKLWIGLYGALDSGWKWTGGSPFRYLNWAPGNPSVESGKICGTFQGRNGKWENQLCDRKLGYICQKRNTSLDSLTIASGDSKHFKCPREWVAYAGHCYRIYRTPKIWKEAQSSCRKEDGELASIHNIEEYSFTVSQLGYKPDDELWIGLNDFRIQMYFEWSDGTPVTYTKWHHGEPTHTWNKADCVLMKGQDGSWADSACDVKIGYICKRKPLAEEAGEAEVTYPGCPKGWMKHGFYCYSLVQLPTTFSGAKKVCEENKGYLATVRDRYEQAFLTSIIGFKPEKYFWIGLSDVEEQGTFKWDNGDPVSFTHWNVGMPGEETGCVAMATGRSAGLWDILNCEETNTFLCKQLVEGITPPPPPPTTSPLLFCPEGWQSVSKSSFCFKIFHGGREKMQTWFEARDFCRTIGGDLACIHSEEEQNLIARLDRGYIHYSYWMGLSALDSDSGFTWSDGSPVNFEKWSHGEPNNYDGNEKCGVFTGYLNMNWNDLFCEHMLDFACQIKKGTSPKPEPNSTFNHEYTVGEDDWIMYKHKEYYFSREAKSMERARDFCKKNGGDLVVIESETEKNFLWKYIFYKDWGNNFYIGLSVSLDRTFRWMDGTSVNYVAWAPNEPNFANNDENCVVMYTHTGTWNDINCGSVELFICERLNNTVRPTVAPTSPPPKGGCTEDWLLFDNKCFKVFGFNENETLTWHAARNNCIDLGGNLATISKKEEQAFLMSLLKNAATDAWIGLNDINQEHTYLWTDGSPVDYTNWAKGSRSYYSMDDCVFLMKNPIEQAGKWKDEGCKASKSYICQKSSDPKLPHSQPTDPAFGFNSYGDDRYEVINYKMSWEKAEKNCRDQSAELASILDPYAESFLWLQILKHGEPVWIGLNSNITGGQYVWSDRRRSRYLNWGSGEPNKNKACVYLDVDGFWKTASCNETFPSLCKQSNELIPSEPPQLPGKCPEPKRGRSWIPFRGHCYYVHTTSEESWPDASMMCIQMGASLVSIEDSAEMNFLLLYLSPLASDFRKFWIGLFKNIDGEWIWMDRSAVEYVNWEKGEPTVLFDEHCVDMDVSSGTWRTYYCSVDQNFICKIPKIAEVEPTHDSSGNNASRNEAPAASSSSGLGGMIFVLVFLLLAGTGLTLYCFYKRRRDRQMFTAGFDNAIYRGDIGTHESNCLVTNIEENEQATI; via the exons GTAGGGAAATATTTTCAATCTATAATGAAGACAACAAGCTGTGTGCCCAAGCTCAGAACTCCAGCTCAGTCATCACCACCACTTGCGATGAACATGATGAGTTCCAGAAGTTCAGGTGGGTCTCTCCCACGCAGCTGCTGAGCATGGCGCTCAAGCTGTGCCTGGGAGTGCTCGCCAAGGACGACGAGGCTGCCATCACCTTGGAATCCTGCAACAGGACAAACCAGCTCCAGTGGTGGGAGTGCAGAAATGAGACACTTGCAACCCATGGCAAGGATTTATTTCTCAACTATGgcaaggggaaggggaagaaaaTGAGGCTGTCCAAAGCATCCAGCAAAGGGAGCAGGTGGAAAATCCATGGAAGTGCAGACAGCGTGTGCTCTCAGCGCTATGAGG ACATCTATACCCTGGGAGGAAATGCCTTTGGTGCACCCTGTGTGTTCCCTTTTAAGCACCAGGGGAAGTGGTATGCCAAATGCATCCCTCGGAGGGGCGACACAGACTCTCTCTGGTGTGCAACTTCTGCGGATTTTGATAAAGACCAGTTGTTTGGAAACTGCCCACTTAAAG ACACCACCCACAATAACTTTTGGAAAACAAATCCTGTGACAGAAACACGCTATCAGATAAACTCAGAGTCACTTTTGACATGGCACCAAGCAAGAaaaagctgccagcagcaggatgcAGAATTATTGAGCATCACAGACCTTCGTGAAGAAATGTATTTATTAG GGCTCACTAGTGACCTGGGCATCAATGCAAAGCTCTGGATTGGTCTCTATGGTGCACTTGACAGTGGCTGGAAGTGGACTGGGGGAAGTCCTTTCAGATACCTCAACTGGGCCCCAG GAAATCCCTCCGTGGAATCTGGAAAAATATGTGGGACCTTCCAAGGTAGGAATGGCAAATGGGAAAACCAGCTGTGTGATCGGAAACTGGGATATATCTGCCAGAAGAGAAACACCTCCTTGGATTCTCTCACCATTGCCTCAG GTGATTCAAAGCATTTTAAATGCCCCAGGGAATGGGTGGCTTATGCAGGTCATTGCTACAGAATTTATAGAACACCAAAAATATGGAAAGAAGCCCAGTCTTCCTGTAGAAAAGAGGATGGAGAGCTGGCAAGCATTCATAATATTGAAGAGTACAGTTTTACAGTGTCACAGCTCGGGTACA AGCCAGATGATGAACTCTGGATTGGTCTAAATGACTTCAGGATTCAAATGTACTTTGAATGGAGTGATGGCACACCTGTGACTTACACCAAATGGCACCATGGAGAGCCAACCCACACCTGGAATAAGGCAGACTGCGTCCTTATGAAGGGACAG GATGGATCCTGGGCTGACAGTGCTTGTGATGTGAAAATTGGCTACATCTGTAAAAGGAAACCCTTGGCTGAAGAAGCAGGGGAAGCTGAAGTTACTTACCCAGGCTGCCCGAAA GGCTGGATGAAGCATGGCTTTTACTGCTACTCCTTggtgcagctgccaacaacattttCAGGTGCAAAAAAAGTTTGTGAAGAAAACAAAGGTTATCTGGCTACTGTAAGAGACAG ATATGAACAAGCTTTTCTGACCTCCATAATTGGATTCAAACCAGAAAAATACTTCTGGATTGGTCTTTCAGATGTGGAAGAACAGGGGACATTCAAGTGGGATAATGGAGATCCCGTCAGCTTCACTCACTGGAATGTGGGAATGCCTG GAGAGGAGACAGGCTGCGTGGCCATGGCAACAGGACGTTCAGCTGGATTATGGGATATTTTGAACTGTGAAGAGACAAACACATTTCTCTGCAAGCAGCTGGTGGAGGGAAtcactccccctcctcctcctccaacaaCATCCCCTCTCCTGTTTTGCCCAGAGGGATGGCAGTCTGTTTCTAAGAGCAGCTTCTGCTTCAAA ATTTTTCACGGAGGAAGGGAAAAAATGCAAACGTGGTTTGAAGCAAGAGATTTTTGCAGAACTATTGGAGGAGATCTTGCATGCATCCACAGTGAAGAAGAACAAAACCTGATAGCTAGACT AGACAGAGGTTATATTCACTATTCTTACTGGATGGGTTTAAGTGCCTTGGACTCTGACAGTGGATTTACATGGAGTGATGGCTCACCA GTAAATTTTGAGAAATGGTCACATGGAGAACCAAACAATTATGATGGGAATGAAAAATGTGGTGTGTTTACTGGCTATCTCAATATGAACTGGAATGATTTATTTTGTGAACACATGCTGGACTTTGCTTGCCAAATTAAAAAAG GAACCTCACCGAAACCAGAGCCTAATTCCACATTCA ATCATGAATATACTGTTGGTGAAGATGACTGGATAATGTACAAACACAAGGAATACTACTTCAGCAGAGAAGCGAAGTCTATGGAAAGAGCCAGAGACTTTTGCAAGAAGAATGGTGGTGACCTTGTTGTTATTGAGAGTGAAACTGAAAAAAATTTTCTTTGGAAATAT attTTCTATAAAGACTGGGGGAACAACTTCTACATTGGCTTAAGTGTGAGCCTTGACAGAACATTCCG GTGGATGGATGGAACATCAGTGAACTATGTTGCCTGGGCTCCAAATGAACCCAACTTTGCAAATAATGATGAAAACTGTGTGGTCATGTATACCCATACAG GTACATGGAATGATATCAACTGTGGCAGTGTTGAGTTATTCATCTGTGAAAGGCTTAACAACACTGTTCGTCCAACTGTTGCTCCCACCTCACCACCACCAAAGGGTGGGTGTACGGAAGACTGGCTCCTCTTTGATAACAAG TGTTTTAAAGTCTTTGGCTTTAATGAAAATGAGACATTGACATGGCATGCTGCACGAAACAACTGCATTGATCTTGGAGGAAATCTGGCTACTATATCAAAAAAGGAAGAGCAAG ctttcctTATGTCCCTCTTAAAAAATGCTGCAACTGATGCTTGGATTGGGCTGAACGACATAAATCAGGAGCACACATACTTGTGGACAGATGGAAGCCCAGTAGACTATACAAACTGGGCCAAAGGTTCCCGAAGTTATTATAGCATG GATGATTGCGTCTTTTTGATGAAGAACCCTATTGAACAGGCAGGGAAATGGAAGGATGAAGGGTGTAAAGCAAGCAAAAGTTACATCTGCCAAAAAAGTTCTG ACCCCAAACTGCCGCACTCGCAACCCACAGATCCGGCGTTTGGCTTTAACAGTTATGGTGATGACCGCTACGAAGTCATCAACTACAAAATGAGCTGGGAAAAAGCAGAGAAGAACTGCAGGGACCAGTCTGCAGAACTGGCCAGTATCCTGGATCCTTATGCTGAATCTTTCCTGTGGTTACAAATACTAAAGCACGGGGAGCCTGTATGGATTGGCCTTAACAGCAACATA ACTGGTGGCCAATATGTATGGTCAGATAGAAGGAGGAGCAGGTATCTTAACTGGGGCAGTGGAGAACCAAATAAAAACAAGGCCTGTGTCTATTTAGATGTGGATGGTTTTTGGAAGACAGCATCTTGCAATGAAACATTTCCATCCCTCTGTAAGCAATCCAATG AGTTAATCCCTAGCGAGCCACCTCAGCTTCCTGGGAAGTGCCCTGAACCGAAGCGTGGTAGGTCCTGGATTCCCTTCCGTGGGCACTGTTACTATGTTCACACCACTTCTGAGGAAAGTTGGCCTGATGCTTCCATGATGTGTATTCAAATGG GTGCCTCTCTGGTTTCCATAGAAGATTCGGCTGAAATGAATTTTCTCTTACTTTACTTGTCTCCACTTGCAAGTGACTTCAGAAAGTTTTGGATAGGATTGTTCAAAAATATTGATG GAGAATGGATATGGATGGACAGAAGTGCAGTAGAATATGTCAACTGGGAGAAAGGAGAGCCCACAGTACTTTTTGATGAACACTGTGTTGACATGGATGTCTCAAGTGGAACCTGGAGGACCTATTACTGCTCTGTTGACCAGAATTTTATTTGCAAAATCCCCAAAA TTGCTGAAGTTGAGCCAACCCATGATTCATCTGGCAATAATG CATCCAGAAACGAAGCTCCTGCTGCTTCATCATCCAGTGGTTTAGGTGGGATGATTTTTGTACTGGTCTTCCTTCTGCTGGCTGGCACTGGCCTCACATTGTATTGTTTCTATAAAAGACGACGTGATCGACAAATGTTTACAGCTGGGTTTGACAATGCCATATACCGTGGTGACATTGGAACTCATGAATCCAATTGtcttgtgaccaatattgaagaAAATGAGCAGGCAACAATTTAA